In Nilaparvata lugens isolate BPH chromosome 5, ASM1435652v1, whole genome shotgun sequence, the following proteins share a genomic window:
- the LOC111062701 gene encoding protein PFC0760c — MTNKPKRLENSTFAFLNFYSLILIFAIITKICTGVTLDEETITSLIHKESGLQSIDSASNHDLEQVDSTDGSLTHEHPANLIDSLEYANSDQMENDKFNTYLSEQTGNGSSTWNLVNKQSKPSRSEEGEDYCNSQNETGKKKVINISATTSTVTKISIIMDGDDEEEDDDGDDGCTPEISSYTTKATTKKCSVCTSKTKEGCNKENGGEKANDEYLEKAPTKFVCTVTTEEIQQDDDKDNSDDTLNEVQEELNDEDDHFQPATTRPISSTERLRQKRNYFKKYNSYKNEMENQMGYTSDNFKNRNAQEISKEEKIMKIQALLQDIQRKLGAHSYRQMNELRIVKKKMEDFEKNNLEKSESNTEIDDDLLDKLRKALIKQYENENKFANNDGWEFKNFEIGQEKNMGDDFENIQHSLKYPYDSQQDNLVNEFDYNGIWLGKSNLQNDNSWSNIDRIADYKNKLKEGRRNFNFNKQETDFLISTNLDGKHFNSNLAKVNSENLKRSINCSQKVFNEISKEMNENEAAQENSSPVYISQIYLIDSNESDAKLNNQ; from the exons ATGACAAATAAACCAAAAAGATTAGAAAATTCTACATTTGCTTtccttaatttttattctttgattttaatttttgcaattatTACCAAAATCTGCACAGGAGTAACTTTGGACGAAG aaaCGATAACATCTCTAATCCACAAAGAATCTGGTTTACAATCAATAGACTCTGCTTCAAACCATGATCTAGAACAAGTGGATTCAACAGATGGATCTCTCACTCATGAACATCCTGCAAATTTGATAGATTCGCTTGAGTATGCCAATTCCGATCAAATggaaaatgataaattcaataCATACTTGTCGGAACAAACTGGAAATGGATCATCAACATGGAATCTAGTCAATAAACAGAGCAAACCATCTCGCtctgaagaaggagaagactaCTGTAACTCACAAAATGAAACCGGCAAGAAAAAagttataaatatttcagctacTACTTCAACTGtaactaaaatttcaattatcatggatggtgatgatgaagaggaggatgatgatggtgatgatggttgcaCCCCTGAAATTAGTTCTTACACTACTAAAGCAACaaccaaaaaatgttcagtttgTACAAGCAAAACCAAAGAAGGGTGCAACAAAGAAAATGGAGGTGAGAAAGCCAATGATGAGTATTTGGAGAAAGCTCCAACCAAATTTGTATGTACTGTTACAACAGAGGAAATTCAAcaagatgatgataaagataaCAGCGATGATACTCTTAATGAGGTTCAAGAGGAACTGAATGATGAGGATGATCATTTCCAGCCAGCAACAACAAGACCGATTAGCTCAACTGAAAGATTACGGCAAaagagaaattattttaaaaagtataACAGTTATAAGAATGAAATGGAAAATCAGATGGGATACACCTCTGATAACTTCAAAAATAGAAATGCACAAGAAATATcaaaagaggaaaaaataatgaaaatacaagCTCTGCTTCAAGACATTCAACGAAAGCTTGGTGCCCATAGTTATAGACAAATGAATGAGTTAAGGATTGTCAAAAAGAAAATGgaagattttgagaaaaataactTGGAAAAAAGCGAAAGCAATACAGAAATCGATGATGATCTATTGGACAAGTTACGGAAGGCATTGATTAAACagtatgaaaatgaaaacaaatttgCCAATAATGACGGTTgggaatttaaaaattttgagaTTGGACAAGAGAAAAATATGGGagatgattttgaaaatattcagcACAGTTTGAAGTATCCATATGACAGCCAACAAGATAATCTGGTTAATGAATTCGACTACAATGGAATTTGGCTGGGAAAAAGCAATTTGCAAAATGACAATAGTTGGAGCAACATTGATAGAATtgcagattataaaaataaattgaaag aaggaagaagaaatttcaattttaacaaaCAAGAAACGGACTTTCTGATATCAACTAATCTGGATGGGAAGCACTTCAACTCAAACTTGGCCAAAGTCAATTCTGAAAACTTAAAAAGGAGTATCAACTGTTCCCAAAaagttttcaatgaaatttcaaaagaaatgaatgaaaatgaagcAGCGCAAGAAAATAGCTCGCCTGTCTACATTTCTCAAATCTACTTGATTGACAGTAATGAATCAGAtgcaaaattgaataatcaatga
- the LOC111062715 gene encoding pre-mRNA-splicing factor CWC25 homolog isoform X2: protein MSYYSSSIFAQCLNKQKSKIEKKQKKKKKKKKDLGESDDEDDIEKLILKKYKKMKKKYNLDELSKLENEDGSSSEMSDEESDNSENNTRCKRGGDRNEERSKQESWRRNRGDEFRDRRTSKKDRLERNDGGGRRHDRSEKRGDKNYSDNSEDERKERMKKKRVEEKTYRNRQDWGESSEFDEASDDEMRRKRKKGWKQIQDKKERDKHNSKESSDEYEKSRSRRKEDESSDRKSRKSKKYEDSSSDVPDENSKKSRKHGSSDESDAPKRSKKLAEKDSDKRRKKDGSSDESPKRKGAKKREESSSSESSDDYDSDGQVIPKRKFGLVLPKGKTNDEKPRKFIEEKVDTNKEKDKPKPYQRPKPTKLSEKEKEERRKEMMKNAEWRDDLRKKNIKSYREKEDQEKEKQKEYSNDFYRNELSKAASNASVEGRIKSNINRIQRNASAMDSHFSKR from the exons ATGTCTtattattcctcttcaatttttgccCAATGT ttgAATAAACAGAAGAGTAAAATCGaaaagaaacagaagaagaagaagaaaaagaagaaggactTGGGAGAATCGGATGATGAAGATGACattgaaaaactaattttgaaaaagtataaaaaaatgaagaaaaaatacaacTTGGACGAGTTatcaaaactggaaaatgaagaTGGAAGCAGTTCTGAGATGAGTGATGAAGAAAGTGATAATTCTGAGAATAATACAAGGTGTAAGAGAGGAGGTGATAGGAATGAAGAAAGGAGTAAACAAGAAAGTTGGAGGAGAAACAGAGGTGATGAATTTAGAGATAGAAGAACATCGAAAAAGGATAGATTGGAGAGAAATGATGGTGGAGGAAGAAGACATGATCGAAGTGAGAAACGAGGAGATAAAAATTACTCTGATAACAGTGAAGATGAGCGAAAAGAACGTATGAAGAAGAAACGTGTGGAGGAGAAAACATATAGAAATCGGCAAGATTGGGGAGAATCATCAGAATTTGATGAAGCTAGTGATGATGAAATGcgtaggaagagaaaaaaaggaTGGAAACAAATTCAGGataagaaagaaagagataaaCATAATTCAAAAGAATCATCGGATGAGTATGAAAAGAGTAGGAGTAGAAGGAAAGAAGATGAAAGTAGTGATCGAAAGTCTAGAAAATCGAAAAAGTATGAGGATAGTTCTAGTGATGTACCTGacgaaaattctaaaaaatctagGAAACATGGATCTAGTGATGAAAGTGACGCCCCAAAGAGATCGAAAAAACTTGCGGAGAAAGACTCGGATAAACGGAGGAAGAAGGATGGAAGCAGTGATGAATCCCCAAAGCGGAAAGGAGCGAAGAAGCGAGAGGAATCCAGCTCCAGTGAGTCCTCAGATGACTACGACTCTGATGGACAGGTCATACCAAAACGCAAGTTTGGATTGGTG CTTCCAAAGGGTAAAACCAACGATGAAAAACCAAGGAAATTTATCGAAGAGAAAGTAGATACAAACAAAGAGAAAGATAAACCAAAACCCTATCAAAGACCGAAACCAACAAAACTCAgcgagaaggagaaggaagaaaggaGAAAAGAGATGATGAAGAATGCTGAATGGAGAGACGATTTACGTAAGAAAAATATCAAGAGCTATCGAGAAAAAGAAGATCAGGAGAAAGAGAAACAAAAAGAATACTCCAATGATTTCTACCG AAACGAATTATCAAAAGCAGCGTCGAACGCTTCAGTTGAAGgaagaatcaaatcaaatatcaaCCGAATCCAGCGGAATGCTTCAGCTATGGATAgtcatttttctaaaagataG
- the LOC111062715 gene encoding pre-mRNA-splicing factor CWC25 homolog isoform X1 — protein sequence MASSCNNDEGKLEWMYKKAQVDKEEYLLGRAVDKAFEQGGSESASAPTAKTERDRIPAPLLSSSASAVPVDLARKMHEDPLYAIKMKEIERREQLLKNPVKLKKLRDMLNKQKSKIEKKQKKKKKKKKDLGESDDEDDIEKLILKKYKKMKKKYNLDELSKLENEDGSSSEMSDEESDNSENNTRCKRGGDRNEERSKQESWRRNRGDEFRDRRTSKKDRLERNDGGGRRHDRSEKRGDKNYSDNSEDERKERMKKKRVEEKTYRNRQDWGESSEFDEASDDEMRRKRKKGWKQIQDKKERDKHNSKESSDEYEKSRSRRKEDESSDRKSRKSKKYEDSSSDVPDENSKKSRKHGSSDESDAPKRSKKLAEKDSDKRRKKDGSSDESPKRKGAKKREESSSSESSDDYDSDGQVIPKRKFGLVLPKGKTNDEKPRKFIEEKVDTNKEKDKPKPYQRPKPTKLSEKEKEERRKEMMKNAEWRDDLRKKNIKSYREKEDQEKEKQKEYSNDFYRNELSKAASNASVEGRIKSNINRIQRNASAMDSHFSKR from the exons TTGCAATAATGATGAAGGAAAACTGGAGTGGATGTACAAAAAAGCGCAGGTGGACAAGGAGGAATATCTACTCGGCAGAGCCGTCGATAAAGCATTTGAACAAGGAGGCAGTGAATCAGCTAGTGCACCTACAGCAAAGACAGAACGTG aTCGTATTCCAGCGCCATTGTTGTCAAGCAGTGCGAGTGCAGTGCCTGTCGATTTGGCGCGAAAAATGCACGAAGACCCTCTCTATGCGATCAAGATGAAAGAGATAGAACGACGCGAGCAGTTGCTCAAGAATCCTGTCAAATTGAAGAAGCTACGCGACATG ttgAATAAACAGAAGAGTAAAATCGaaaagaaacagaagaagaagaagaaaaagaagaaggactTGGGAGAATCGGATGATGAAGATGACattgaaaaactaattttgaaaaagtataaaaaaatgaagaaaaaatacaacTTGGACGAGTTatcaaaactggaaaatgaagaTGGAAGCAGTTCTGAGATGAGTGATGAAGAAAGTGATAATTCTGAGAATAATACAAGGTGTAAGAGAGGAGGTGATAGGAATGAAGAAAGGAGTAAACAAGAAAGTTGGAGGAGAAACAGAGGTGATGAATTTAGAGATAGAAGAACATCGAAAAAGGATAGATTGGAGAGAAATGATGGTGGAGGAAGAAGACATGATCGAAGTGAGAAACGAGGAGATAAAAATTACTCTGATAACAGTGAAGATGAGCGAAAAGAACGTATGAAGAAGAAACGTGTGGAGGAGAAAACATATAGAAATCGGCAAGATTGGGGAGAATCATCAGAATTTGATGAAGCTAGTGATGATGAAATGcgtaggaagagaaaaaaaggaTGGAAACAAATTCAGGataagaaagaaagagataaaCATAATTCAAAAGAATCATCGGATGAGTATGAAAAGAGTAGGAGTAGAAGGAAAGAAGATGAAAGTAGTGATCGAAAGTCTAGAAAATCGAAAAAGTATGAGGATAGTTCTAGTGATGTACCTGacgaaaattctaaaaaatctagGAAACATGGATCTAGTGATGAAAGTGACGCCCCAAAGAGATCGAAAAAACTTGCGGAGAAAGACTCGGATAAACGGAGGAAGAAGGATGGAAGCAGTGATGAATCCCCAAAGCGGAAAGGAGCGAAGAAGCGAGAGGAATCCAGCTCCAGTGAGTCCTCAGATGACTACGACTCTGATGGACAGGTCATACCAAAACGCAAGTTTGGATTGGTG CTTCCAAAGGGTAAAACCAACGATGAAAAACCAAGGAAATTTATCGAAGAGAAAGTAGATACAAACAAAGAGAAAGATAAACCAAAACCCTATCAAAGACCGAAACCAACAAAACTCAgcgagaaggagaaggaagaaaggaGAAAAGAGATGATGAAGAATGCTGAATGGAGAGACGATTTACGTAAGAAAAATATCAAGAGCTATCGAGAAAAAGAAGATCAGGAGAAAGAGAAACAAAAAGAATACTCCAATGATTTCTACCG AAACGAATTATCAAAAGCAGCGTCGAACGCTTCAGTTGAAGgaagaatcaaatcaaatatcaaCCGAATCCAGCGGAATGCTTCAGCTATGGATAgtcatttttctaaaagataG